Proteins from a single region of Crassaminicella profunda:
- a CDS encoding TetR/AcrR family transcriptional regulator produces MIDDGNPTKQKIMETSLQLFSKNGYSATSVRQISREAGFRESVIYNHFAGKYDILKNLYFIEIKSVRKIFLKDIDMKWMKEDPKKFLMVIADKIMIYSNDEDRAKFLKIIMMEMFRDHQAKELIQKDVFENGKIMLEHIFLKMMKVGLIKEKNPLILANEFLGPLIFFNLDHLLSNFSDKNRESRDDLIKSHIDFFWENVKID; encoded by the coding sequence ATGATAGATGATGGAAATCCTACAAAACAAAAAATAATGGAAACTTCTTTACAATTATTCTCAAAAAATGGATATAGTGCTACATCTGTACGACAAATCTCTCGTGAAGCAGGATTTAGAGAGAGTGTCATATACAATCATTTTGCAGGAAAGTATGACATATTAAAAAATTTATACTTTATTGAAATAAAATCTGTACGTAAGATCTTTTTAAAAGATATAGATATGAAATGGATGAAAGAAGATCCAAAGAAATTTTTAATGGTGATTGCGGATAAAATTATGATTTATTCTAATGATGAAGATCGAGCTAAATTTTTAAAAATTATTATGATGGAAATGTTTCGAGATCATCAGGCAAAGGAGCTTATCCAAAAGGATGTTTTTGAAAATGGTAAAATAATGCTTGAACATATTTTTTTAAAGATGATGAAGGTAGGGTTAATCAAGGAAAAAAATCCATTGATTCTTGCAAATGAATTTTTAGGTCCTTTGATATTTTTTAATCTAGATCATCTTCTTTCAAATTTTAGTGATAAAAATAGAGAATCTAGAGATGATTTGATAAAATCACACATTGACTTTTTTTGGGAAAATGTGAAGATCGATTAA
- a CDS encoding 2-hydroxyacyl-CoA dehydratase: MKKVLKVGLDVGSTTVKMVILDKGFDVLYKKYVRHFSDIKNTVVSMVEDAKGVLEDNFITAMITGSGGLNISEKLEIPFIQEVIACTNTIENMIPDTDVAIELGGEDAKITYLGESIEQRMNGTCAGGTGAFIDQMAALLRTDAQGLNALAGKHKIIYPIASRCGVFAKTDIQPLLNEGAAKEDIAASVFQAVVNQTISGLAQGRAIKGNIAFLGGPLHFLSELRNRFIDTLKIEDKKVIFPEDSQYFVAIGAAISSKDEQPVPFKCLYEKVPRIYAKGYGENKKIAPLFSNDVEYNLFKERHRKAKVKRVDLKTYEGNAYLGIDAGSTTTKIALIDEDGGLLYSHYGSNMGKPLTSTIAACKDLYGQMNEKTKIVNSTVTGYGEHLIKAALKIDLGEIETVAHYKAAEFFLPGVDFVLDIGGQDMKSLKIHNGTIDSIMLNEACSSGCGSFIETFANSLNMDVASFAKESIKSHSPVDLGTRCTVFMNSRVKQAQKENVDVTDISAGISISVIKNALYKVIRMRNPKDLGEKIVVQGGTFYNEAVLRALEKIIGKEVIRPDIAGIMGAFGAALVAREQFTKGYKTSLLKENELETFKTETSMKRCGLCGNNCLITINHFSDGREYISGNRCERGAGIEKEENLIPNLYEYKYKRVFDYKPLSKDEAKRGIIGIPRVLNMYEDYPFWATFFKALGYQVILSGRSSKKIYELGMETIPSESVCYPAKLVHGHMMDLMNKGVKKIFYPCIPYNKKEDLDAGDHYNCPVVTSYAETIYANIDRLKSEEIVFYHPFLPIDDEKRMEKRLVEELKGENIPKTEIIKAVRISYKELERFREDIRKKGEETLKYIDENNIKGIVLAGRPYHVDPEINHGIPQLIKSLGFAVLSEDSVSHIKKPERPLRVVDQWVYHSRLYAAATFVAQRKNIELVQLNSFGCGLDAITTDQIQEILERYGKIYTLLKIDEINNLGAVRIRIRSLLAAIKERDKRNFYPKRLYENDEKVLFTKEMKKNHTILAPQMSPIHFQFLDVGFKKAGYNIEILGKVGKGAVDEGLTYVHNDACYPAIITIGQIMEALKSGKYDLNNTSVIISQTGGGCRATNYIAFLRKALKDAGMKQIPVISMNASGLEKNPGFKLKPSTLDNLMMGLIYGDLLMRVLLRVRPYEKIKGSANNLYHTWVKKCKESLKVGRKKDFKENIKRIVEDFDGLEIHEDLVKPRVGVVGEILVKFHPDANNHVVDFLESEGAEAVVPDLTDFLLYCAYDRKTQYEKLSGNFLSMIFGNIAIRGIESYRKDMRRVLHESKRFEAPKEIEELAHAAKSHLSLCNQTGEGWFLTAEMIELIESGTKNILCLQPFACLPNHITGKGMIKELRRSYPKANIAPIDYDPGASEVNQINRIKLMLSVAFKNLEKEESYA, from the coding sequence ATGAAAAAAGTTCTCAAAGTAGGACTTGATGTAGGTTCAACAACAGTAAAAATGGTTATATTAGATAAAGGATTTGACGTGCTTTATAAAAAATATGTAAGACATTTTTCAGATATAAAAAATACGGTTGTATCTATGGTAGAGGATGCAAAAGGCGTTTTAGAGGATAATTTTATCACAGCAATGATTACAGGTTCTGGAGGACTCAATATTTCAGAAAAACTTGAGATTCCTTTTATACAAGAAGTGATTGCTTGTACCAATACCATTGAAAATATGATTCCAGATACGGATGTAGCTATAGAGCTTGGTGGAGAAGATGCAAAGATTACCTATCTTGGAGAATCTATTGAACAAAGAATGAATGGAACTTGTGCAGGGGGGACAGGAGCGTTTATCGATCAAATGGCAGCTTTACTCCGAACAGATGCGCAAGGACTGAATGCATTAGCAGGGAAACATAAAATCATCTATCCTATTGCATCTAGATGTGGTGTGTTTGCTAAAACAGATATTCAGCCTCTTTTAAATGAAGGTGCTGCAAAGGAAGATATTGCTGCATCTGTGTTTCAAGCAGTTGTCAATCAAACCATTAGTGGGCTTGCCCAAGGAAGAGCTATTAAAGGAAATATTGCTTTTTTAGGAGGACCACTACATTTTTTATCAGAGCTTAGAAATCGGTTTATAGATACGTTAAAGATAGAGGATAAAAAAGTGATTTTCCCTGAAGATTCCCAGTATTTTGTAGCTATAGGGGCTGCCATTTCTTCTAAAGATGAACAGCCTGTACCTTTTAAGTGTTTATATGAAAAGGTACCAAGAATTTATGCTAAGGGGTATGGAGAAAATAAAAAGATTGCCCCTTTATTTTCAAATGATGTAGAATATAATTTATTCAAAGAAAGACATCGTAAAGCTAAGGTAAAACGAGTAGATTTAAAAACTTATGAAGGAAATGCATACTTAGGAATCGATGCAGGTTCTACTACAACTAAAATTGCTTTAATCGATGAAGATGGAGGACTTTTATATTCTCACTATGGAAGCAATATGGGAAAACCATTAACCTCTACTATTGCTGCATGTAAAGATCTTTATGGGCAGATGAATGAAAAGACAAAGATCGTAAATTCTACTGTAACGGGTTATGGAGAGCATTTAATTAAAGCAGCATTAAAGATTGATTTAGGAGAAATTGAAACGGTAGCCCATTACAAGGCAGCTGAGTTTTTCCTTCCAGGAGTAGATTTTGTATTAGATATTGGTGGACAGGATATGAAGAGTTTAAAAATTCATAATGGTACCATTGATTCTATTATGTTAAATGAAGCTTGTTCTTCAGGCTGTGGTTCTTTTATTGAAACCTTTGCAAATTCATTGAATATGGATGTAGCTTCCTTTGCAAAAGAATCTATTAAGTCTCATAGTCCAGTAGATTTAGGGACTAGATGTACTGTATTTATGAATTCAAGGGTAAAACAGGCACAAAAGGAAAATGTAGATGTAACGGATATTTCAGCAGGAATTTCCATATCTGTTATTAAAAATGCCTTATACAAAGTAATAAGAATGAGGAATCCAAAGGATTTAGGAGAAAAAATAGTTGTACAAGGGGGAACTTTCTATAATGAAGCAGTCCTTCGTGCTCTTGAAAAAATCATTGGAAAAGAAGTGATCAGACCGGATATAGCAGGAATCATGGGTGCATTTGGTGCAGCTTTAGTTGCAAGAGAGCAATTTACAAAGGGATATAAAACCAGTTTATTGAAAGAAAATGAACTTGAGACCTTTAAAACAGAAACATCTATGAAGCGATGTGGATTATGTGGAAATAATTGTTTGATTACCATTAATCATTTTTCTGATGGAAGAGAATATATTTCAGGGAACAGATGTGAAAGAGGAGCAGGGATAGAAAAAGAGGAAAATCTTATTCCAAATCTTTATGAATATAAGTATAAGAGAGTATTTGATTATAAACCTTTATCAAAGGATGAAGCCAAAAGAGGAATCATTGGAATTCCTAGGGTGTTGAATATGTATGAGGATTATCCATTTTGGGCTACCTTTTTTAAAGCATTAGGCTACCAGGTTATTTTATCGGGTCGTTCCTCTAAAAAAATATATGAGTTAGGAATGGAAACCATTCCTTCAGAAAGTGTATGTTATCCTGCAAAGCTTGTTCATGGTCATATGATGGATTTAATGAATAAAGGGGTAAAAAAGATTTTTTATCCATGTATTCCCTATAATAAAAAAGAAGATCTAGATGCAGGAGATCATTATAATTGTCCTGTAGTTACCTCTTATGCAGAGACTATCTATGCCAATATAGATCGTTTAAAAAGTGAAGAGATTGTTTTTTACCATCCATTCCTACCAATAGATGATGAAAAGAGAATGGAAAAGCGGTTAGTAGAAGAATTAAAAGGAGAAAACATTCCAAAGACAGAGATTATAAAAGCTGTAAGAATATCTTACAAGGAGCTTGAACGTTTCCGAGAGGATATAAGAAAAAAAGGGGAAGAGACCTTAAAATATATAGATGAAAATAATATAAAAGGAATTGTCCTAGCAGGAAGACCTTACCATGTAGATCCTGAGATTAATCATGGGATTCCACAGCTTATAAAATCTTTAGGGTTTGCAGTACTATCAGAAGATAGTGTAAGTCATATTAAAAAACCTGAAAGACCTCTTCGGGTGGTAGATCAATGGGTATATCATTCAAGACTTTATGCAGCAGCTACTTTTGTTGCACAGCGTAAAAATATAGAACTGGTTCAGTTAAATAGTTTTGGCTGTGGACTAGATGCTATTACAACAGACCAAATTCAAGAGATATTAGAAAGATACGGAAAAATCTATACCTTATTAAAAATAGATGAGATCAATAATCTTGGAGCTGTAAGAATCCGTATAAGATCTCTCCTAGCAGCTATTAAAGAAAGGGATAAGAGAAACTTTTACCCTAAAAGGCTTTATGAAAATGATGAAAAAGTATTATTTACAAAGGAAATGAAGAAAAATCATACGATTTTAGCTCCTCAAATGTCTCCTATACATTTTCAGTTTTTAGATGTGGGATTTAAAAAGGCAGGATACAATATAGAAATTTTAGGAAAAGTAGGAAAAGGTGCTGTCGATGAGGGACTGACCTATGTACATAATGATGCATGCTATCCAGCTATTATTACTATAGGCCAGATTATGGAAGCTTTAAAATCAGGAAAGTATGATTTGAACAATACTTCTGTTATCATATCCCAAACAGGTGGAGGCTGTCGTGCAACCAATTATATTGCCTTTTTAAGAAAAGCATTAAAGGATGCAGGAATGAAGCAGATTCCTGTGATTTCCATGAATGCATCAGGACTTGAGAAAAATCCAGGTTTTAAATTAAAACCTTCTACATTAGATAATTTAATGATGGGACTTATTTATGGCGATCTTTTAATGAGAGTATTACTTCGGGTTCGCCCTTATGAAAAAATAAAAGGATCAGCCAATAATTTGTATCATACTTGGGTGAAAAAATGCAAAGAAAGCTTAAAAGTGGGTAGGAAAAAAGACTTCAAAGAAAATATTAAAAGAATTGTTGAAGATTTTGATGGATTAGAGATTCATGAGGATTTAGTAAAACCAAGAGTAGGTGTAGTAGGAGAAATTCTTGTGAAATTCCATCCAGATGCCAATAATCATGTAGTAGATTTCTTAGAAAGTGAAGGGGCAGAAGCGGTGGTACCAGATCTTACGGACTTTTTATTATATTGTGCATATGATCGTAAAACACAATATGAAAAGTTATCAGGAAATTTTCTATCTATGATTTTTGGAAATATTGCTATAAGAGGAATCGAAAGCTATCGAAAGGATATGAGAAGGGTGCTACATGAAAGTAAAAGATTTGAAGCACCAAAAGAAATTGAGGAACTAGCCCATGCTGCAAAAAGTCATTTATCCCTTTGTAACCAAACAGGAGAAGGATGGTTCTTAACAGCAGAAATGATAGAGCTCATTGAAAGTGGTACAAAAAATATTCTTTGTCTTCAACCCTTTGCGTGTTTACCAAACCATATAACAGGAAAGGGAATGATCAAAGAACTAAGAAGAAGCTATCCAAAAGCGAATATTGCACCTATAGATTATGATCCAGGGGCTAGTGAAGTAAATCAGATCAATCGTATAAAATTGATGCTTTCAGTAGCTTTTAAAAACTTAGAAAAAGAAGAAAGTTATGCATAA
- a CDS encoding response regulator transcription factor gives MFKILIVEDEVKIREIILENIKKWGFDGLCIEDFSETFNTFIQYDPHLVLMDINLPSFDGFYWCNKMREVSKVPIIFVSSRNTNMDIIMAVNMGGDDFVQKPFSLDVLMAKVNALLRRTYSYSNTEVSVLEHNGVVLNLNDNILNYNEEKLELTKNEFKILHILMKNNGKVVSREKIMRSLWEDESFVDDNTLTVNINRLRKKLTNIGLKDFIETKKRQGYIVL, from the coding sequence ATGTTTAAAATATTAATTGTTGAAGATGAGGTAAAAATCAGAGAAATCATTTTAGAAAATATAAAAAAGTGGGGATTTGACGGATTGTGTATAGAAGATTTTTCTGAAACATTCAATACATTTATACAATACGATCCCCATTTGGTTTTAATGGATATTAACCTTCCTTCCTTTGATGGATTTTACTGGTGCAATAAAATGAGAGAAGTATCAAAGGTTCCTATTATCTTCGTCTCCTCAAGAAATACAAATATGGATATCATTATGGCTGTAAATATGGGAGGAGATGATTTTGTACAAAAACCTTTCTCCTTAGATGTTCTTATGGCAAAGGTCAATGCCCTTTTGAGAAGAACCTATTCTTATTCAAATACTGAAGTAAGTGTTCTTGAGCACAATGGAGTAGTCCTTAACTTAAATGATAATATTTTAAATTATAATGAAGAAAAATTAGAACTTACAAAAAATGAATTTAAGATTCTTCATATATTGATGAAAAACAACGGAAAGGTAGTCAGCAGAGAAAAGATTATGAGAAGCCTTTGGGAGGACGAGAGCTTTGTAGATGATAATACTTTAACTGTAAATATTAATCGTTTGCGAAAAAAGCTGACTAACATTGGATTAAAGGATTTTATTGAAACGAAAAAAAGACAAGGATATATTGTATTATAA
- a CDS encoding methyl-accepting chemotaxis protein, which translates to MKAHKQKNKSNKIKYKIMASIVLSGLIIVLLTAFIDVRAIKAQNNNEMKLIEEKSLQDYNQMIKDDVNIALGMMQYYYDLNQQGVLEEKEAKNRAIEAVKRLRYGKDDQGYFWIDDTQGNLIGHPMLPKKEGTNRIHIQDPNGVKLIAEIIDTAKKNTDGGFVDFMWEKPENVGTGELSPKRAYSKLFKPWGYIISTGNYIDDIHASINSQKLFLEKELEKNIKTKIILAGVFIIGLVCMSLFLSNRISKPIIKMTKNIGKDENGQIKINHLEIHTKDEIGYLAVSINEMTKQVKDFLKETQEDTELLNENITKEDELLLNVNEAIHSNTNEISMINEEIHLAAASIEKIDETLYEVQKALMEIAQKTEETTSVTIEVNERANRLKNASLESEKNTKNVYEEVKYNVEKALKEIETVNEINVLTEKINGIAEQTNLLSLNASIQAASSGSNGSAFSVVANEIHKLSDSAKETAKNIQLITGKIVNTVNYLGDSTLKIINFVDQDILPQYNEMVMAADSYSKDAENIHYAMAELNATFEELTASSNEILEKSNIATENLVDTTKSMNHIDHQNRKTLDRIVEIKQNSGDNLKKIASLKEVIEKFKL; encoded by the coding sequence ATGAAAGCACATAAACAAAAAAATAAAAGCAATAAAATAAAATATAAAATTATGGCTTCCATTGTGCTAAGTGGACTGATCATTGTATTGTTAACAGCATTTATTGATGTAAGGGCTATAAAAGCACAAAACAATAATGAAATGAAATTAATTGAGGAAAAATCTCTTCAAGACTATAATCAAATGATTAAAGATGATGTAAATATAGCATTAGGGATGATGCAATATTATTATGATTTGAATCAACAAGGCGTATTAGAGGAAAAAGAAGCAAAGAACCGTGCAATAGAGGCAGTGAAAAGATTAAGATATGGAAAAGATGATCAAGGATATTTTTGGATAGATGATACACAAGGAAACTTGATAGGACATCCTATGCTTCCTAAAAAAGAAGGAACCAATAGAATTCATATTCAAGATCCCAATGGGGTAAAATTAATTGCTGAAATTATTGATACAGCTAAAAAAAATACAGATGGTGGATTTGTGGACTTTATGTGGGAAAAACCTGAAAATGTAGGAACTGGAGAATTAAGTCCTAAAAGAGCTTATTCTAAATTATTTAAACCTTGGGGATATATTATTAGTACTGGAAATTACATAGATGATATTCATGCTTCTATCAATTCTCAAAAACTTTTCCTCGAAAAGGAATTGGAAAAGAATATAAAAACGAAAATCATACTAGCAGGTGTGTTTATAATAGGATTAGTTTGTATGAGTTTATTTTTAAGTAATAGAATCTCAAAACCTATTATCAAAATGACAAAAAATATTGGAAAAGACGAAAATGGACAAATTAAAATAAATCATCTAGAAATTCATACAAAGGATGAAATAGGATATTTAGCAGTATCTATCAATGAAATGACAAAGCAAGTGAAGGATTTTTTGAAGGAAACACAAGAGGATACAGAATTATTGAATGAGAATATAACAAAAGAAGATGAATTATTATTGAACGTGAATGAAGCCATACATAGCAATACCAACGAAATTTCTATGATAAATGAAGAAATTCATTTAGCAGCAGCATCTATTGAAAAAATAGATGAAACATTGTACGAAGTGCAAAAGGCTTTGATGGAAATTGCACAAAAAACGGAAGAAACAACATCAGTAACTATAGAAGTGAATGAGAGAGCCAATCGTTTGAAAAATGCATCTTTAGAATCAGAAAAAAATACCAAGAACGTTTATGAAGAGGTTAAATACAATGTAGAAAAAGCATTAAAGGAAATCGAAACGGTCAATGAAATCAATGTATTAACAGAAAAAATAAATGGGATAGCAGAACAAACAAATCTGCTTTCTCTAAATGCATCTATTCAGGCAGCAAGTAGTGGAAGTAATGGCAGTGCTTTTTCAGTTGTTGCCAATGAAATACATAAATTATCAGATAGTGCAAAAGAGACTGCTAAAAATATACAATTAATTACTGGTAAAATTGTTAATACAGTGAATTATCTAGGGGATAGTACACTAAAGATTATCAATTTTGTTGATCAGGATATATTACCTCAATACAATGAAATGGTAATGGCGGCAGATTCTTATTCTAAGGATGCAGAAAATATTCATTATGCAATGGCAGAGTTGAATGCTACTTTTGAAGAACTAACAGCATCTTCAAATGAAATATTAGAAAAAAGTAATATAGCAACTGAAAATCTAGTAGATACGACTAAAAGTATGAATCATATAGATCATCAAAATAGAAAGACTTTAGACCGTATAGTAGAGATCAAACAAAATTCTGGTGATAATTTAAAGAAAATAGCTAGTTTGAAGGAAGTTATAGAGAAATTTAAGCTGTAG
- a CDS encoding DUF2975 domain-containing protein — translation MKYYGKGSLTSGLKILLNILLMIGVVMFFYLSIKVLSTNDLEISIFRKSIIYSLFVIGSISLMLIIFHLRKILESLIHVNPFIRENAKRLRNIAIECFIITGCYLINFFINPKYVDFNLITIDMKGVHTDMEFFIFFFSGCFILVLSKVFQQAVEVKEENDFTI, via the coding sequence ATGAAGTATTATGGAAAAGGATCTTTAACAAGTGGTCTAAAGATTCTATTAAATATTTTATTAATGATTGGAGTGGTTATGTTTTTTTATTTATCTATAAAAGTACTATCCACTAATGATCTTGAAATCAGTATATTTCGAAAAAGTATCATCTATAGTTTGTTTGTAATAGGAAGTATATCTTTGATGCTGATTATTTTTCATTTAAGAAAAATTTTAGAGTCTCTTATTCATGTGAACCCATTCATAAGAGAAAATGCAAAAAGACTAAGAAATATTGCTATAGAATGCTTTATTATTACGGGATGCTATCTCATAAACTTTTTTATCAATCCCAAATATGTAGATTTTAATCTTATCACTATCGATATGAAAGGTGTTCATACGGATATGGAGTTTTTTATATTTTTCTTTTCAGGATGTTTTATTTTAGTATTATCAAAAGTTTTTCAGCAGGCTGTTGAAGTAAAAGAAGAAAATGATTTTACCATTTAG